The following is a genomic window from Planctomycetia bacterium.
TGGCTCGGCCGACGAGGCGCCGCGCGATTCGGACGCCGTCGCTTTCCACGACCGACTCGACGGATCGGCTTTCGAATTCAGAACAAGAATCCTCGTTTGGCGACTCTCAGTCGGCGATTTTTTCTTGTGCCCTGACGATGGGCTGATCTTCCGGGGGTGCACGGTAGAGGTCAAGCGGATTGCGTCTCCGCCGGGGCATCGCTACGCTCCGAATTGCGCCGATCTCATTCGTGCCGACCCATGCAGGCGATGGGCGCAACGGGTCATCGAGGGCGCCAGTGTTTCAAGAGGTCTCATGAATCCAACGGCCAAAAAATGGACACTCCGCCTCATCAAGCTCTCCGTTTGTGCGGGCGCGCTATGGTACCTCTCCGGCAAGGTAACGTTTCGCGACTACGCAAGGCTCGCGGAATCCCCGAAGCTCAAACAACGCATCATTTCCGAGACCGGCGACTCGCTCGTCATTCTCAACGCCGCCACCGATCAGCCTCGGACAATCTCCGCCCATGCACTCGCCGTTCAGGATTCGCTGAAGCCCGGCCAGCGTCCGATTGAGCGAGGCCTTTTCTACATCATCCGCTCCGCAAACTGGTCGTGGACCGGCTGGGCCATCGCCACCATGGCCCCGATCCCGTGCATCCTCGCATGGCGACTCCGGTACCTCCTCGCCATGCAGCAGATTGTCCTCAATTTTCGCGACGCCGTTCTGCTCACCTATGCGGGCAACTTCTTCAATTTCGCCATGCCCGGCACGACCGGCGGCGATGTCTACAAGGCCTATCACGTGGCCAAGCGAACCACCAGGCGCGTCGAGGCCGTCACCATCATCATTCTCGATCGTGCCATCGGCATGATCAGCTTTCTGATTCTCTCCGTGGGCGCGCTGCTTATTGCCCGAAAAGAGGAATTGCTCGGCGAGTACGGAATATGGGTCACTTACCTGATGCTCGCGTTCTTCCTCGGATGCCTGCTGTTCTTCTCGCGCCGCGTCCGCGATTTGTTGCGATTCGAGAAATTGCTTGCCAGGCTGCCCTTCGGCGACAAGATTCGCCGCATCGACGAGACCGCCTACCAGTTCCGTCATCACCCCGTTCGGGCAATGAACGCTCTCGTCGCCACGTTTGCTAGTCACTTCCTCGGCGTAACCGTGATTTATTTTCTCGCCCGCGGGTTTGGTATTCACCCGAAGGCCGACGAGTCGATTCGCGATTTCTACCTCGCGTGCCTGCTCTCCACCGTGGTCGGTCAGTTGTTCTCCGCCGTACCCATCAGCGTGCAGGGCTTCGGCCTGATGGAGGCCGTTTTCTATCGCGTACTCGTCGTCGGAGGATGGGCGACGGCCTCGCAGATGCTCGCCCTCACGCTGTCGTTCCGAATCGTACAGATTTTCTGGGCCTTGCCCGGCCTCGTCGTTCCCTGGCTCGGCTTCGAAGCGCCGCCAACCGAGGGACCCACTCCAGGCACGACCGGTCCAAACCTTCCCTTGCCAGAGGCCTAATCGAAGCCCCCCGTCGTCGGAATCACTTCCACTCCAGAGCCCGCCGGTGCCGCCGTGTCGGGATTCAGCAAGCAAAGAAGTGCATTCGCTTCCGCCAGCCCGAATGGATCGCTCGAGCCCGACCACTTCGTCGGCGCTGCGAGCAAACCCCTTGCCTCGTCGCTCCACACCTTCGCGGGAACGTAGGCCGGCCGCGAATCGCGATGCGCCTTGATCTCCTCCGCCAGCGTCACGCGCACCGTCCTCGGAGGCAGTGGCTCAAAACCTTGCAGGCCGCGAATCGCCATCCGCACGAACAACCACGCGCACACGAATGCGCTCACCGGATTGCCCGGCAGGCCGAACACCTGCTGGCCGTCCGGCCCGACGCCGTACGCCATCGGCTTGCCCGGCCGCATGGACACCCCGTGAAACCGCCACTTTACACCGAGAGACTCGAACGCCTGCGGCACCAAATCATGCGTGCCCATCGACATCCCGCCCACAGTCAGCACGATCGGGCACTCCATCGCATTTCGAAGCGTGGCAATGAGCGCCTCCAACTCGTCCGGCGCGGAACTCGGCGGCCGCGGAGATGCCCCAAACTCCCGCATCATGGCCGAAAGCATCGGCCCGTTACTGTCGTAGATTTGTCCGAATCGACGCGTTTCCCCGGCCCTCACCAGTTCATCGCCCGTCGACACGAGCGCAACTTGAACCTGATTTGCGACTTCGAGCGTCGCCGCGCCGGCCGTCGCGGCCGCGGCGATTTGCGCCGCCCCAATTCGCAGGGGCGGCGTCAGGACTACGTCACCCCTGCGACGATCGCTGCCCTGACGCGAGGCATTCTTCCCCTGCGCAACTGCAACACGCAGAACCACACTATCTGCGTCGACTTCGCAATCTTCAATGCGAACGACGGCATCCGCCCCCGACGGAATCGCAGCGCCAGTGTTAATCTGCATGGCCTCGCCGCAACCGATCGTCGTGTTCGTCGTCCGCCCAGCGACTATAAGACCGCAAATCTTCAGCCTCGACCCGGCAGCGGCGCAGTCCGCCGACCGCACCGCAAATCCGTCCATCATTGACTTGTCAAAAGCGGGGTAGTCGTCGTCGGTGATGACCGGACAAGCCAGAACACGACCGATACACTCCCCGATCGGAACCGTCTCGATCCCCACCTTCGGCGTGCCGTGGAATCCGCCCATGGCGCTCTCAAGAACCCCATTGCGAACGACCTCCCAGGCCTCGCCCATCGCCAGCAGCCGATGGGGGCGCTTACCCCACGATGGCGAAGTTGTTGACACGATAGTGATTCATCCTGCCGCGCAGAATCGTCAACGCGCGTTCATCGAAACGGTATCCTTCTTTTTTCCACCCTGCTTGGAATCGTCATCGCCTGCTTTCGGAATGACGACCAGCCGGATCGCGCGATCATCCGTCATATACTTGGCCGCGACTTCCTTCAGTTGTTTGGCTGTGAATGTATTAAACACCTCGGGAAGCTGCTTCATCTCCTCAAGCGAATGCTTGCGATAGACCATCTCCCTGATCTGGGTAAACCAGAACTCCGGCTCCTTCATCCTGGTATCCAGGTCGATGATCACCTGCTTCTTTGCAGTCTCAACTTCTTCATCCGTCGGTCCATCCGCGGCAAATGCTCGCATCATCTCCAGGACCGTGTCCGCAAGCTTTTCCGCATTCTTCGGGTCAGTCGGCGCCGCGCCAAAGATCATCCCCAATCCGGGAATCGTCCGCGCCGGCTGGCTCTGACAGCCGATGCCATAGACCAACTGCTCTTCCTCGCGAATCCGCTTGGTAAATCGATCCGTGAGAATTCTCGTCGCCACGGTTAGCGCTCGGCGATCCATCGTGTCGCGCTCCTCGCAGCCGACGAAACCCGCCAGCACGATCGCCTTCGGCGTCACCGAATCGAACTCTACCTTTTTCTCATAGGGCCCATCGCCGCGATTGAGCTTCCTGAAACCATCCATCGCGGCGAAGTCGCTGGACCGCTCCGGCAAGGCGCCCACATAGGCGCACGCCAGTTCCATCGCCTTGTCCAGCTTGATATCACCAACGATTGTCATCTCGATCGCCGCCTTGTCGGTGATATGCCGCAGCCAGGCCATGCCCGCGTCAGGCGCGAGCTTCTCGATCTGCTCCGGCGTCAGGTCCACCAGTCGAGGATCGGACGCGAGCACGGTTTGCTCCATCGCAGTCACCAGCTGGCCCCCGGGTGTCTTTTTCGTCACCTCCAACTGCTGGATTCGCTGTTGCTTCCAATTGTCAAACGCCGCCTGTTCGATCTTTCCATCAGTCAGCAGCGCGTAAGCCAACTCTAATCCAAAGCCCAGATCGGCCGGCGAGCCGCTGAGCGAAACCGTGAGCGCATCGGTGTCAATGCTCCCGCCAAGCCGAATCTTCCGGCCGGTCATCAGGTCGCGCATTTGTGTCGAGTCGAGTCGCGACGTCGCGGGGTGGTTAAATGCGATCTCCGCCACCTCACTCACCCCATGATTTTCAGCCGTCTCCTCGATCTTCCCGCCCGGCATCACCAGGCTGACCAGCACCTTATCCTTCTCATAGTCCATGAACCGGTGATGTACGACGACGCCGTTGGAGAGGGTCGCGGTCGTAAACTTCAGCTCATCATCTGTTTCCGATGATACGACCTTCCCGGCCTTGGGCTTGGCCGCGAGGAGCGGCTGAGCCTTCGTCGCCTTCGTGGGTGCGGTTGTCTTCTTCGCCCATGCCTCCGAGGCAACCGCAAGGACATCGCTCTTCGAAGGAATCTCCAGGCCGTCCTTCTTCTCCGGCATCGCCAGCGTGTAGGCATAGTCAGCCGACTTGAAATTTGTCACGAATACCTTGTGGATCTCGTCGACCGTCACGTCGCCAAGAATCTTCTTCTTGAGCTCCAACTCCTGCTCGGCGGAAAGGATGGGCTCCATCTGGCCGATCGCCCGGCTGATGCGATTGATCAACATCGAAGCATCCAGCGTCGATTCTCGCTCGACAGCGCGCTCCGCGTTTGAGAGAAACTCCTCTTTCGCCAACTTCAATTCAGCGTCAGTGAATCCGTGCTCGATCGCTCGATTCGTCTCCGTCACCACCTGCGCTAGCATCTTCTGCCAGTCCTCCGGCTGTCCGAATGCAATCGCCGTCGGAAGAATCGCCTCGTGGAACATATCTCTGACAAATAGCCCGGACCCCCGGAACGACGCCTCGCCGCGATCCACCATCTCCCGCAGCCGCCGACCGACGATCCACGTGCCGATGTTTTCAACCTCATTGAATCGATAGTCCTTGACAGTCTTGATCGGCGCCCGCGCCGGCTGGATGGCCGCCATCATCACCTGACACATCACCTGCTCGGGGTCCGTCAGCACGAAGGCCCGCGCCTCCTTGGCCGGCTTGATCCCCGCGCCAGGCGGATCGCGCCGCGCTGCCCGCGCCTTGAACGTACCAAAGTACTTCTTCGCGGTCTTCACCATCTCATCGGCCTTGATATCTCCGATCACGATCAGCGTCATGTTCTCCGGCCGATACCAGGTGTTCCAGTAGTCGACGAACTCTTCGCGAGGAAACTCGGCGATCTGCTCTTCATCGCCGATCACGTCGTGCACCGCGACGCGCGACCCCGCGAACACGCTCTTCATCCACTCCTTTTGAATGCGCTCCATCGCGCTCTTCGACGCTCTCGACTCCTCGAGAATGACCTTTCGCTCGTTGTCGATCTCCTCATCAAGGAGCAGAAT
Proteins encoded in this region:
- a CDS encoding flippase-like domain-containing protein, which translates into the protein MNPTAKKWTLRLIKLSVCAGALWYLSGKVTFRDYARLAESPKLKQRIISETGDSLVILNAATDQPRTISAHALAVQDSLKPGQRPIERGLFYIIRSANWSWTGWAIATMAPIPCILAWRLRYLLAMQQIVLNFRDAVLLTYAGNFFNFAMPGTTGGDVYKAYHVAKRTTRRVEAVTIIILDRAIGMISFLILSVGALLIARKEELLGEYGIWVTYLMLAFFLGCLLFFSRRVRDLLRFEKLLARLPFGDKIRRIDETAYQFRHHPVRAMNALVATFASHFLGVTVIYFLARGFGIHPKADESIRDFYLACLLSTVVGQLFSAVPISVQGFGLMEAVFYRVLVVGGWATASQMLALTLSFRIVQIFWALPGLVVPWLGFEAPPTEGPTPGTTGPNLPLPEA
- a CDS encoding molybdopterin molybdotransferase MoeA, coding for MSTTSPSWGKRPHRLLAMGEAWEVVRNGVLESAMGGFHGTPKVGIETVPIGECIGRVLACPVITDDDYPAFDKSMMDGFAVRSADCAAAGSRLKICGLIVAGRTTNTTIGCGEAMQINTGAAIPSGADAVVRIEDCEVDADSVVLRVAVAQGKNASRQGSDRRRGDVVLTPPLRIGAAQIAAAATAGAATLEVANQVQVALVSTGDELVRAGETRRFGQIYDSNGPMLSAMMREFGASPRPPSSAPDELEALIATLRNAMECPIVLTVGGMSMGTHDLVPQAFESLGVKWRFHGVSMRPGKPMAYGVGPDGQQVFGLPGNPVSAFVCAWLFVRMAIRGLQGFEPLPPRTVRVTLAEEIKAHRDSRPAYVPAKVWSDEARGLLAAPTKWSGSSDPFGLAEANALLCLLNPDTAAPAGSGVEVIPTTGGFD
- a CDS encoding insulinase family protein is translated as MRLRFVIASLWLLVGAGTLRAGDDLPRDPNNVYGKFDNGFSYIIREHKNPPDRAAFFLHVDTGALNETESQNGLAHFLEHMAFNGSKHFKPGELIPYMNKLGMRFGADSNAHTNHEETVYKLFMPDAKPETVEKAMTIFSDFADGILLLDEEIDNERKVILEESRASKSAMERIQKEWMKSVFAGSRVAVHDVIGDEEQIAEFPREEFVDYWNTWYRPENMTLIVIGDIKADEMVKTAKKYFGTFKARAARRDPPGAGIKPAKEARAFVLTDPEQVMCQVMMAAIQPARAPIKTVKDYRFNEVENIGTWIVGRRLREMVDRGEASFRGSGLFVRDMFHEAILPTAIAFGQPEDWQKMLAQVVTETNRAIEHGFTDAELKLAKEEFLSNAERAVERESTLDASMLINRISRAIGQMEPILSAEQELELKKKILGDVTVDEIHKVFVTNFKSADYAYTLAMPEKKDGLEIPSKSDVLAVASEAWAKKTTAPTKATKAQPLLAAKPKAGKVVSSETDDELKFTTATLSNGVVVHHRFMDYEKDKVLVSLVMPGGKIEETAENHGVSEVAEIAFNHPATSRLDSTQMRDLMTGRKIRLGGSIDTDALTVSLSGSPADLGFGLELAYALLTDGKIEQAAFDNWKQQRIQQLEVTKKTPGGQLVTAMEQTVLASDPRLVDLTPEQIEKLAPDAGMAWLRHITDKAAIEMTIVGDIKLDKAMELACAYVGALPERSSDFAAMDGFRKLNRGDGPYEKKVEFDSVTPKAIVLAGFVGCEERDTMDRRALTVATRILTDRFTKRIREEEQLVYGIGCQSQPARTIPGLGMIFGAAPTDPKNAEKLADTVLEMMRAFAADGPTDEEVETAKKQVIIDLDTRMKEPEFWFTQIREMVYRKHSLEEMKQLPEVFNTFTAKQLKEVAAKYMTDDRAIRLVVIPKAGDDDSKQGGKKKDTVSMNAR